A single region of the Brachypodium distachyon strain Bd21 chromosome 3, Brachypodium_distachyon_v3.0, whole genome shotgun sequence genome encodes:
- the LOC100822654 gene encoding villin-5, which yields MSVSMKDLDPAFRGAGQKEGLEIWRIEDFKPVPIPSSSHGKFFMGDSYIILKTTALKNGSLRHDIHYWVGRDTSQDEAGTAAILTIELDAALGGRAVQYREVQGNETEKFLSYFRPCIMPQPGGVASGFKHVEVNEQEHTTRLYVCSGKRVVHVKEVPFARSSLHHDDIFILDTKSKIFQFNGSNSSIQERAKALEVVQYIKDTFHEGKCEVAAVEDGRMMADAEAGEFWGFFGGFAPLPRRASVDNNEKDEETSLKLLCFNQGKLDPINYECLAHELLETSKCYLLDCGAEMFVWMGRTTTLQERKGASEAAEKLLSDANRTKTHVIKVIEGFETITFKSKFKEWPQTPDLKLSSEDGRGKVAALLKRQGLNVKGLMKAAPAKEEPQPYIDCTGSLQVWRVNDKDKTILSSSDQSKFYSGDCYIFQYMYPGDDKDECLIGTWFGNKSIEEDRVTALALARKMVESTKFQAAQAHLYEGREPIQFFVIFQSFQVCKGGLSSGYKKFIAENGNEDDTYSEDGLALFRIQGSGPENMQAIQVDSVASSLNSSYSYILHDGNTVFTWTGNLTTALDQGLIERQLDMIKPNLQSRSQKEGSETDQFWSLLGGKFEYSSQKIGRENESDPHLFSCILSKGNLKIKEIYHFTQDDLLTEDVFILDCHSDIFVWVGQQVDVKVRLQALDLGKKFLELDFLMENLSHETPIFIVTEGSEPPFFTRFFKWDSAKSLMHGNSYERKLAIVKGGGTPALDKPKRRTPALSGRSTGQESQRSRSMSSSPERSRVRGRSPAFTALASTFESANTRNLSTPPPVAKKLYPKSVTPDSSNTSSKSSAPAAPTGSSNRPTQAPPSKSVKDGSELEKPKQEEAAKEGTDTMTGKLESLTITEDAKEDEPEDDEGLPIYPYDLLKTTAAEPVTEIDVTRRETYLSSSEFKEKFGMAKEAFSKLPKWKQNRMKIALHLF from the exons ATGTCGGTTTCTATGAAGGATTTGGACCCAGCTTTCCGTGGTGCTGGGCAAAAGGA AGGCTTGGAAATATGGCGTATTGAGGATTTTAAGCCGGTTCCTATCCCTTCGTCTTCACATGGGAAATTTTTCATGGGTGATTCTTACATCATCTTGAAG ACTACTGCCTTGAAAAATGGTTCTCTTCGTCATGACATTCATTACTGGGTTGGTAGAGATACTAGTCAG GATGAAGCTGGAACTGCAGCAATCTTAACAATAGAGCTTGATGCTGCCCTCGGAGGACGTGCTGTTCAATACCGAGAGGTACAAGGCAATGAAACAGAGAAGTTTCTCTCATATTTTAGACCATGCATCATGCCACAGCCAGGAGGAGTGGCATCTGGTTTCAAGCATGTTGAGGTCAACGAGCAGGAGCATACCACCCGTCTGTATGTCTGCAGCGGGAAGCGCGTTGTTCATGTTAAAGAG GTTCCTTTTGCTCGATCATCCCTTCACCATGATGACATATTTATTCTGGACACAAAGTCAAAAATCTTCCAGTTCAATGGATCAAACTCATCCATTCAAGAGCGAGCAAAAGCTCTTGAAGTTGTACAATACATCAAAGATACATTCCATGAGGGCAAGTGTGAAGTTGCTGCTGTTG AGGATGGCAGGATGATGGCTGATGCTGAAGCTGGTGAATTTTGGGGTTTTTTTGGTGGCTTTGCCCCTCTTCCAAGGAGGGCATCTGTTGACAATAATGAGAAAGATGAGGAAACAAGTTTGAAATTGCTTTG TTTTAACCAAGGAAAGCTAGACCCTATCAATTATGAATGCTTGGCTCATGAACTGCTTGAGACAAGCAAGTGTTACTTGCTAGACTGTGGTGCCGAAATGTTTGTTTGGATGGGCAGAACTACGACTTTGCAAGAAAGGAAGGGTGCAAGTGAAGCTGCAGAG AAATTGCTATCTGATGCTAACCGAACAAAAACACATGTCATCAAAGTGATCGAGGGATTTGAGACAATTACGTTCAAGTCAAAATTTAAAGAGTGGCCACAGACACCTGACTTGAAACTGTCATCTGAGGATGGAAGAGGCAAAGTTGCAG CTCTTCTCAAACGTCAGGGTTTAAATGTTAAAGGCTTGATGAAAGCTGCTCCTGCAAAAGAAGAACCTCAACCCTATATTGATTGCACAGGCAGTTTGCAG GTCTGGCGTGTAAACGATAAGGACAAGACTATACTGTCATCTTCTGATCAATCCAAGTTTTACAGTGGCGATTGCTACATATTTCAATATATGTATCCTGGAGATGATAAGGATGAATGTCTTATCGGAACTTGGTTCGGGAACAAGAGTATAGAG GAGGATAGGGTAACAGCACTTGCCCTTGCTAGGAAGATGGTTGAGTCCACAAAGTTTCAGGCTGCCCAG GCACACCTGTATGAGGGAAGAGAACCGATTCAGTTCTTTGTCATATTTCAAAGTTTCCAAGTGTGCAAG GGTGGTCTTAGCTCTGGATACAAGAAATTCATTGCTGAAAACGGTAATGAGGATGACACTTATTCTGAAGATGGACTTGCACTTTTCCGAATTCAAGGTTCAGGACCGGAAAATATGCAAGCAATTCAAGTTGACTCT GTGGCCTCATCTTTGAATTCATCCTACTCTTACATTCTACATGATGGGAACACTGTGTTCACTTGGACTGGAAACCTTACTACTGCATTAGATCAAGGGTTAATTGAGAGGCAGTTAGACATGATTAAG CCAAATCTTCAGTCCAGGTCACAAAAGGAAGGGTCAGAAACGGATCAGTTTTGGAGCTTACTTGGAGGCAAGTTTGAGTACTCAAGCCAGAAAATAGGAAGAGAAAATGAAAGTGATCCCCATCTGTTCTCATGTATCCTCTCCAAAG GCAATTTGAAG ATAAAAGAAATATACCACTTTACTCAAGATGATCTGTTGACAGAAGATGTTTTCATTCTGGACTGTCACTCAGACATATTTGTTTGGGTTGGCCAGCAAGTAGATGTTAAAGTAAGATTGCAAGCTTTGGATCTTGGAAAG AAATTCCTTGAGCTCGACTTTCTGATGGAAAATCTCTCCCATGAGACACCGATCTTCATTGTTACGGAGGGAAGTGAGCCTCCCTTTTTCACGAGGTTCTTCAAATGGGATTCAGCAAAATCACTG ATGCATGGCAATTCATATGAGAGGAAGCTCGCCATTGTAAAGGGTGGAGGCACTCCAGCTCTAGAT AAACCAAAACGACGAACACCAGCACTTTCAGGAAGAAGTACTGGACAAGAATCCCAGCGCTCTAGGAGCATGTCCTCTAGCCCAGAACGTTCCCGTGTTAGGGGAAGATCTCCAGCATTCACTGCATTGGCTTCTACCTTTGAAAGTGCAAACACCAGAAATCTTTCCACCCCTCCACCTGTAGCCAAAAAGCTTTACCCGAAATCCGTCACACCAGATTCGTCAAATACATCTTCCAAGTCATCTGCACCTGCAGCTCCCACTGGTTCCTCTAATCGGCCTACTCAAGCTCCCCCATCAAAATCAGTAAAAG ATGGCTCCGAGTTGGAGAAGCCAAAACAAGAGGAAGCTGCAAAAGAAGGCACTGACACCATGACCGGTAAACTTGAATCTCTTACTATTACTGAAGATGCAAAAGAAGATGAGCCAGAAGATGATGAGGGGCTCCCGATTTATCCATATGATCTCCTTAAAACCACAGCTGCTGAGCCTGTCACTGAAATTGATGTTACCAGGCGTGAG ACCTACTTATCTTCGTCTGAGTTCAAAGAGAAGTTTGGAATGGCAAAGGAAGCATTTAGCAAGCTTCCGAAGTGGAAGCAGAACAGGATGAAGATAGCGCTTCATCTCTTTTAG
- the LOC106866373 gene encoding uncharacterized protein LOC106866373 has product MASTPTGPSRPSTKELRFRESLALSSDGEDSPRSYCEVLQSGTPSVHSMEVEVEGSPRPQGVRRLASVVMSAETAAAGGLEDLDGRRWLPAGKLRKRRRNMAPLPTTVVREELANLAGRCFNRLAEDHVDALCPNATRLGLALAWPRILGRRRLPARLARLRLQSPRSRCPAGCCSPRPAGCARSLLVAAAANPRPGLALLVRLVPRVVDEKAPAPAPGQAPGQAPTPAPAPLTVSSPALTAAPPPLATAREAVDSLPLGAASLRPRVGICIIPRSPELEAEERALQWSAVVLVTGVRSRLALTAVGRVIASRFPELDGCYSTHRIWPDGLLVIFNSRGACDAVLATGSIDGRGFFLRFSAWNRFCQAVGRTTSFRVHLEIEGVPPHAWSSSTAAAILGPACAVERVGSNNAGREDHGRFDVYAWTSDPCLIPRETWLQIPEAPVLEDDAEDDLVVPPELLIPLEVRLLEYNVLVHLLRVEDATSSSDGPSSDEWPSDGGVGGHNGDSGRGYGDQQPARGTRQNFFSYSRGRVDEDDFGDHPGGSRRRSMGGHVALGRSSTLSAEAPEFRPASSCLSRVPDPMLEWLPSPTWAADRWDPMRMEVVSPPSSPSLVGSSLDLPPINFEEVSFEEVRSQEDSSLSVEGWVLSTFTVCLSDVALPSPVRWVSNVEPTATASCEVEAFRTRVRRKTSLVLARPVHRRPRRKVVQHYSPRRSKRLAGQGTASVGTKRQQRVLMHKLGVKREGDKIGEEALQSYIQLFDRLLSPEHITAILSLFGWENTALPLEEGSGVEVLE; this is encoded by the exons ATGGCCTCCACTCCGACTGGGCCTTCCCGGCCATCGACGAAGGAGCTCCGCTTCAGGGAGTCGCTGGCGCTCTCCTCGGACGGCGAGGATTCCCCCCGTTCCTACTGCGAGGTCCTTCAAAGCGGGACTCCCTCGGTGCATTCcatggaggtggaggtggagggcTCTCCACGCCCgcaaggtgttcgacgccTAGCCTCTGTCGTCATGTCGGCTGAGACGGCGGCTGCTGGGGGTCTGGAGGACCTTGATGGCAGGCGGTGGCTACCTGCTGGGAAGCTGCGCAAGCGTCGCCGCAACATGGCGCCTCTCCCGACGACGGTGGTcagggaggagctcgccaaccTCGCCGGGCGTTGCTTCAATCGCCTGGCCGAGGACCACGTGGATGCGTTGTGCCCTAACGCGACGAG GCTAGGCTTGGCCCTCGCGTGGCCGAGGATCCTCGGTCGGCGCCGGCTCCCCGCACGGCTCGCCAGGCTGCGCCTGCAGTCCCCACGGTCCCGCTGCCCGGCAggctgctgctcgccgcgcCCTGCCGGCTGCGCCCGCTCCCTGCTGGTCGCGGCCGCTGCGAACCCCAGGCCGGGCTTGGCCTTGCTCGTGCGCCTGGTTCCGCGGGTCGTGGATGAGAAGGCCCCTGCGCCCGCTCCCGGGCAGGCCCCTGGCCAGGCTCCCACGCCTGCCCCTGCGCCGTTGActgtctcgtccccggcaCTGACCGCGGCGCCACCTCCACTGGCGACGGCGCGCGAGGCTGTGGACTCTTTGCCTCTAGGGGCAGCCTCGCTGCGCCCACGCGTGGGGATTTGCATCATTCCAAGGAGCccggagctggaggcggaggagcgtgcCCTCCAGTGGAGCGCGGTGGTCTTGGTCACTGGCGTGCGGTCGCGTCTTGCTCTCACGGCGGTGGGCCGGGTGATCGCTAGTCGCTTCCCTGAGCTGGATGGTTGCTACTCGACCCACAGGATCTGGCCAGATGGCCTTCTGGTGATCTTCAACTCGAGAGGGGCGTGTGACGCCGTTCTGGccaccgggtcgatcgacggTCGCGGGTTTTTCCTGAGATTCTCCGCCTGGAACCGCTTCTGCCAGGCTGTCGGGCGCACGACGTCTTTCCGTGTGCACTTGGAGATTGAAGGTGTGCCGCCGCATGCGTGGAGCTCCAGCACAGCCGCGGCAATTCTTGGGCCGGCCTGTGCTGTCGAGCGGGTGGGCTCGAACAACGCTGGGAGGGAGGACCATGGGCGCTTTGATGTGTACGCGTGGACGTCGGACCCCTGCCTCATTCCGCGTGAGACATGGCTCCAAATCCCGGAGGCACCGGTTTTGGAAGATGACGCGGAGGATGACCTGGTTGTGCCGCCAGAGTTGTTGATCCCTTTGGAGGTTCGCTTGCTGGAGTACAATGTGCTCGTCCATCTCCTGCGGGTGGAGGACGCCACGTCGTCTTCGGATGGGCCATCCTCCGATGAGTGGCCATCCGACGGTGGGGTTGGCGGTCACAATGGTGATTCGGGCAGGGGCTACGGTGACCAACAGCCTGCACGGGGCACGCGGCAAAACTTCTTCAGCTACTCCCGAGGCCGTGTGGATGAGGATGACTTTGGTGATCATCCGGGTGGCTCTCGGCGCCGGTCGATGGGCGGCCATGTCGCTCTTGGGCGGTCGTCCACCCTCTCGGCGGAGGCACCGGAGTTCCGGCCGGCGTCGTCGTGTTTGTCGCGGGTGCCGGATCCTATGCTGGAGTGGCTGCCTTCTCCCACTTGGGCTGCCGATAGGTGGGATCCGATGCGGATGGAGGTGGTCTCCCCACCCTCCAGCCCATCCTTGGTGGGCTCTTCTCTGGACTTGCCGCCGATCAACTTTGAGGAGGTGTCGTTCGAGGAGGTGCGCTCACAGGAGGACTCTTCCCTTTCGGTCGAGGGGTGGGTTCTGAGCACCTTCACGGTATGTTTGTCGGACGTTGCTCTGCCTTCCCCGGTGAGGTGGGTCTCCAACGTGGAGCCCACTGCTACGGCCTCCTgtgaggttgaggctttccGTACGAGAGTACGACGCAAGACTTCCCTTGTCCTTGCCAGGCCGGTGCATCGGCGTCCTAGGAGGAAGGTGGTACAACATTATTCGCCGCGGCGCAGCAAGCGGTTGGCCGGACAGGGGACGGCTTCGGTGGGCACTAAGAGGCAGCAGCGGGTGCTTATGCACAAGTTGGGAGTGAAGCGTGAGGGCGACAAGATTGGAGAGGAGGCGCTCCAGTCCTATATCCAGCTTTTCGACCGATTACTTTCACCTGAGCACATCACGGCGATTCTCTCGCTCTTTGGCTGGGAGAACACGGCCCTCCCTCTTGAGGAAGGGAGTGGGGTGGAGGTGCTAGAATAG